A section of the Pochonia chlamydosporia 170 chromosome 2, whole genome shotgun sequence genome encodes:
- a CDS encoding early growth response protein (similar to Exophiala dermatitidis NIH/UT8656 XP_009153989.1) has product MIQHNPKLRKRRRKTSKEERVCSICSQSFNKAEHLLRHIRSHTKEKPFECSACGRMYARQDTLLRHSRSHQPAQQDTLEKLAPEEHQYSHLNQSAPISPPNSRSIDGSSILETIIAEESSNQSPSTGTGLTTASDFAITSLDADGIRQCDLLPYWNFDHDPQRPYFDSLLSNDMDLGDLNMSLLNTATAESLPQVPCGDVSRGMRFILAPTAEPFTPDGSNVREPDSVIQRAWHTYCSNSSSGYVTPDPGQDQYAVDDDCHRDLVDKLQPRLQPGTLPSTSFLDLCVQAYLCHFHPLFPIIHAPSFRPHSQNGLLLLSMCSVGSLFIGSSRATAHGISMFERLHKAILSTWDTILSKSESVSHKAFQASVIGQMFGLLVGRPKDLMQVELFHGTMVVWARKLKLFRLKSLDADLALLEGLALEHTWKIWIRQEERRRTALGLLLLDAEIARLFHDKPVIRNLLHQLPVASSDEAFAAEDAISWRNIMLTESAHSLNIPNSWSCTTVQEAQLPDVRGTFGLYVLLQRIGASVSDNHESVSQEPERQLQHQNMLVLWHEKYRNTPMFLSQERYFMILWHSIFMLLNCDLDVLEIAAGRDGTDAMNTQKHAAEAWASSSQAQHCMAHSMLLQQQFEQIPLGSEPPLHAAACLYRCGIVWYCYARYGGTSPRGSESTEMPELEYLGIDGDGDGVLRDQVSVLLEKPLEATLLLIVDLLRRISHWKVADRFAATLLALVDDGQGLY; this is encoded by the exons ATGATCCAACATAATCCCAAGTTGCGCAAGAGGCGGAGAAAGACGTCCAAGGAGGAACGCGTCTGCTCCATTTGCTCCCAGTCCTTCAACAAGGCCGAGCATCTCCTGCGTCACATCCGCTCTCATACTAAGGAGAAGCCGTTTGAATGTTCTGCATGCGGCCGCATGTATGCACGACA AGACACGCTCTTGAGACACAGTAGATCCCATCAACCCGCTCAACAGGACACACTTGAAAAGCTTGCCCCAGAAGAGCATCAGTACTCTCATTTGAATCAATCCGCGCCCATCTCTCCCCCAAACAGTCGTTCTATTGACGGCTCAAGCATTCTGGAAACCATCATCGCGGAAGAGAGTTCGAATCAGTCGCCCTCCACCGGGACCGGTCTCACCACAGCCTCTGACTTTGCCATTACGTCGCTGGATGCAGATGGCATACGACAATGTGACTTGCTTCCATACTGGAACTTTGACCATGACCCTCAACGGCCGTACTTTGATTCTCTGCTCAGTAATGACATGGACCTTGGTGACTTGAATATGTCGCTTTTGAACACAGCCACTGCGGAATCATTACCACAAGTACCATGTGGCGATGTCTCGAGGGGTATGCGGTTCATATTAGCCCCAACGGCTGAACCGTTTACGCCAGACGGCAGCAATGTCCGCGAACCGGACTCCGTAATTCAGCGAGCGTGGCACACGTACTGCAGCAATTCGTCATCTGGGTATGTGACACCCGACCCGGGGCAGGACCAATACGCCGTAGATGATGACTGCCATCGCGACTTGGTGGATAAGCTGCAACCACGGCTGCAGCCAGGCACATTGCCGTCAACCTCATTCCTG GATCTATGCGTGCAAGCATATCTTTGCCACTTTCATCCCTTGTTTCCGATTATTCATGCGCCATCATTTAGACCCCATTCTCAAAATGGTCTGCTTTTACTGTCCATGTGCTCTGTTGGATCCCTTTTTATCGGGTCGTCAAGAGCGACGGCTCATGGTATAAGCATGTTTGAGAGGCTTCACAAGGCCATTTTGTCAACG TGGGACACTATCCTCTCCAAGTCCGAGTCTGTCAGTCACAAAGCCTTTCAAGCGTCTGTAATTGGACAAATGtttggtcttcttgttggg AGACCCAAAGATCTCATGCAAGTCGAATTATTCCACGGCACAATGGTTGTG TGGGCACGAAAACTGAAGTTATTTCGACTCAAATCCCTTGACGCGGACCTAGCACTTCTGGAGGGGTTAGCTCTGGAGCACACCTGGAAAATATGGATTCGCCAAGAGGAACGCAGACG GACGGCCCTGggtctgcttctgctggaTGCAGAAATTGCCCGTCTGTTCCACGACAAACCCGTGATACGCAATCTTTTGCACCAATTACCCGTAGCCTCCTCAGATGAAGCATTCGCCGCAGAGGACGCCATTTCATGGCGAAACATAATGCTCACCGAAAGCGCTCACTCCCTCAACATACCAAACTCATGGTCTTGCACAACCGTTCAAGAAGCTCAGTTACCAGATGTTCGTGGCACATTCGGACTCTACGTTCTTCTCCAACGCATCGGGGCATCAGTCAGTGACAACCACGAATCCGTCTCCCAAGAACCAGAAAGACAGctccaacatcaaaacatgCTGGTACTATGGCACGAAAAGTACCGGAATACACCAATGTTTCTATCGCAAGAGCGCTACTTCATGATCCTATGGCACTCTATCTTCATGCTACTAAATTGCGACCTGGACGTATTGGAGATCGCCGCAGGCAGAGACGGCACCGATGCCATGAACACTCAGAAGCACGCGGCTGAAGCATGGGCTAGCTCCTCACAAGCACAGCACTGCATGGCACACTCCATGCTCCTGCAACAGCAGTTTGAACAAATCCCCCTTGGTTCGGAGCCACCTCTCCACGCGGCAGCATGTCTGTACCGCTGCGGCATAGTATGGTACTGCTACGCTCGGTACGGAGGTACCTCTCCCAGGGGATCAGAGAGCACGGAAATGCCGGAGCTGGAATACCTCGGTAtagatggggatggggatggggtTTTACGGGACCAAGTGTCcgtgttgttggagaagccgcTGGAGGCGACGCTGCTGTTGATAGTCGATTTGTTGAGGAGGATTAGTCATTGGAAGGTGGCGGATAGATTTGCGGCTACATTGCTTGCattggttgatgatggacaGGGGCTTTACTGA
- a CDS encoding monooxygenase (similar to Talaromyces marneffei ATCC 18224 XP_002149719.1): MGSECETTDVLICGCGPTGAMLSGYLARYGIANVILERETDITVDPRGIALDEDGIRLVQGLGLYEHMFTKIGSAVSKLQFVGGVHHNLHKEPFMSVDCGSTAGITGHVSFMSHKQPVLEKYLRSKIGRDTCSDLRSGCTLTSIQERGEWVYATYLDGQQREHTIRSKFLVGADGKTGFTRKQYLEPLGVELLWAEKTKYQETWVALNWKMRLPTPETHPSFPLWRLGYTPQQVYDKFFPEQFRFLCNPKRPAVCGRFGPPADRLWRFEFVVAHDEDDMEMATPAKIEEVVVPYITHPGSLYGLSEDVRFPEDCIEVLRCRPFRFSARSCDKWAVGRVIVCGDAAHVFPPFGGQGIASGFRDAISLSWRLAVLCRAKNPANVEQTLRCWYTERKQQLEASLAATVRNGDMVNSSSIFKIFLRDWGLWLLQMAPPMKRWIELGPRQAGRMRYEHGEGMPFLPEFGGGALFSQGYCVGLSSKGTDVPKVQLTDDVIFSEGKEGVFQIVVLLSKDIDELGSLESDLKGLDKICPLLHPDEASYFIKRSHVHSNPIGSPLDVFRTASGEEFDASPLSAGRPPVRGYREYDMWTAAEEKKYVILRADRFVFAACDSSKELEKAAARLSELALR; the protein is encoded by the exons ATGGGCAGCGAGTGTGAGACAACAGATGTGCTAATCTGCGGGTGTGGCCCGACGGGAGCCATGCTCTCAGGATATCTAGCTCGATATGGTATAGCAAACGTCATATTAGAAAGGGAAACAGACATCACTGTCGATCCTAGGGGCATTGCGCTTGACGAAGATGGAATCCGACTTGTTCAGGGATTGGGACTATATGAACACATGTTTACGAAGATTGGAAGTG CCGTCAGTAAGCTCCAATTCGTGGGCGGCGTTCACCACAACTTGCATAAAGAACCATTCATGTCGGTCGATTGCGGGTCG ACCGCAGGAATTACGGGACATGTTAGCTTCATGAGTCACAAGCAGCCCGTCCTCGAAAAATACCTGCGCAGCAAAATCGGCAGGGATACTTGTTCGGACTTGCGTAGCGGATGCACCTTGACGTCGATACAAGAACGAGGAGAGTGGGTGTACGCAACTTATCTGGATGGCCAACAACGCGAACACACTATACGTTCAAAGTTCTTGGTTGGCGCTGATGGCAAGACTGGGTTTACGAGGAAACAGTATCTTGAGCcgcttggtgttgagttgcTGTGGGCAGAAAA GACCAAGTATCAAGAGACTTGGGTCGCTCTCAACTGGAAGATGAGACTGCCTACCCCCGAAACGCACCCTTCATTCCCTCTCTGGCGCCTCGGATACACGCCGCAACAGGTCTACGATAAATTCTTCCCCGAACAGTTCCGATTTTTGTGTAATCCAAAGAGGCCGGCTGTTTGTGGGAGATTTGGTCCCCCGGCCGATCGGCTTTGGAGGTTTGAGTTTGTAGTCGCCCACGACGAGGATGATATGGAGATGGCCACGCCGGCAAAAATCGAAGAGGTGGTTGTTCCGTATATCACGCACCCGGGAAGCCTCTATGG CTTATCTGAAGACGTCAGATTTCCAGAAGATTGCATTGAAGTCCTTCGATGTAGACCGTTCCGCTTCTCCGCCAGAAGTTGCGACAAATGGGCTGTTGGGAGAGTCATTGTCTGCGGCGACGCAGCACATGTGTTTCCGCCAT TTGGTGGACAAGGCATCGCGTCCGGATTCCGAGACGCAATTTCTCTAAGCTGGCGACTTGCGGTTTTGTGTAGAGCCAAGAACCCGGCCAACGTTGAGCAGACTCTGCGCTGCTGGTATACCGAGAGAAAGCAACAATTGGAAGCATCACTAGCCGCGACAGTGCGCAACGGCGACATGGTGAACAGCAGTAGTATCTTCAAGATATTTCTCAGGGACTGGGGCCTCTGGCTACTGCAGATGGCGCCTCCGATGAAGCGATGGATTGAACTTGGTCCAAGACAAGCTGGTCGGATGCGGTATGAACATGGTGAGGGAATGCCGTTTCTTCCGGAGTTCGGGGGCGGCGCTTTATTCTCACAGGGGTATTGTGTTGGTCTGAGTTCGAAGGGCACTGATGTGCCTAAAGTTCAGCTTACGGATGATGTGATTTTCAGCGAGGGCAAGGAGGGTGTCTTCCAAATCGTCGTCCTCCTTAGCAAAGACATCGACGAATTGGGGAGCCTGGAGAGTGACTTGAAGGGTCTTGACAAAATATGCCCTTTGCTACATCCGGACGAAGCGTCGTATTTTATTAAGAGGTCACACGTACATTCAAATCCCATTGGTTCTCCTTTGGATGTATTCCGCACTGCATCAGGGGAGGAGTTTGATGCTTCGCCGTTGAGTGCGGGACGACCGCCGGTGCGTGGATACAGAGAGTACGACATGTGGACAGCGGCGGAAGAGAAGAAGTATGTTATATTGAGGGCGGACAGGTTTGTTTTTGCGGCTTGTGACTCCAGCAAGGAATTGGAAAAGGCTGCTGCGCGGTTAAGCgagttggcgttgaggtGA
- a CDS encoding fungal specific transcription factor (similar to Neosartorya fischeri NRRL 181 XP_001258796.1), which produces MSTSHQDKDNSSCQAGEKKRPEHHDDCKNYSGPRFALLMTSTFAAMFLVSLVRDKVGNVDCHFLTTFNDQNSNCQLQDKLIITTAIPQITDEFNSKHHVGWYGTAYLLTNCSFQLVFGKLYKFLPIKSTFLTSLLLFEVGSAICGAAPNSIALIFGRVIAGLGAGGILPGVMVIIVYAVPLHNRPKYQGFFGALFGVASVLGPTMGGAFTTHATWRWCFYINLPIGLVVMLLVFFLLRVPAQPDTKLSPREKLRQANLLGFICLVPGVVCICLVLQYGGTTYSWSDGRIIALFIIGFVLLIAFGLVQAWLPDQAILPPRVFLQRSIASGFWTMYYLPIWFQAIKGKSAVESGIDLLPMVLVIAVSAVGNGQLVSAVGYYTPSLILGVCFAALGAGLLTTLGVDSSPGKWIGYQILYGFGLGVASQAPNMAAQTVLPKQDVAIGASLLFFAQTLFGAVFVSVGENVLQNQLTSRLRGISGIDVEHIPSTGATNILNSIDVKYRYPVLEAYNDALRVVFQVALCMASIAVPGALVMEWRSVKKNREPKHGGSSVIENGRGNAHPVRTYKAFPACPADSEKSNATVAAHAPTVKRPTRSAASWHLLLESYGETGELSVQSSVTSEVELDSDASSLRQRPGTASPQGDSETVKKPRGQQEPEARLVVDKGNSRYYDSPLWSNLGDALPHSEVETPAEQIENGTDIEDSQLYFGPEISNAPKHPVGPRPSRHMLSKLRDIYIDRVDALVKILHIPSFWALVLGEHEHLHHAATSQSAVLFAFYLATVNTMDDAECHNIFGLKNSVAFSQYKSATQRTLVRAGFPATSSPVALQAYALYMICVRNCYPSDTLYIMSGIAIRLALKMGLHRDGTALGLSPFETEMRRRLWWHIVHVDARITDVLGTRPSSDLACGDAKSPLNCNDEDLDPAMTQLPEARPGITPITLCVIRCEINDSLKSISSSPTASMRWEGLMGDPDIPASKKHNIIDEIEDRLERKYMRYCDPSNSFHTYISIIIRSSLCKMRLFSHKPPSFTRQIPDSDRDIVFANASKLMGYVALLRGGSPGLDKYMWQIGTSYLWNIMLYVLIEIRRRKTGPEVDKCWELIGQLFTNYPQVGEKPAGAAHAFGRCTLKVWDEYVAATRAQGWSAPMTPEYINKLQCDHAQDSAPSNDTVGDESTALGGQGVSHWPGVGHDMETSSLPAYDFPSLLLFESHSNDWLQWDQLLGEQASFA; this is translated from the exons ATGTCCACCAGTcaccaagacaaagacaatTCGTCTTGTCAGGCTGGTGAGAAGAAAAGACCGGAGCACCATGATGACTGCAAGAACTACTCTGGGCCGAGATTTGCACTGCTTATGACTTCAACATTTGCAGCAATGTTCCTCGTCTCTCTGGTGCGTGACaaagttggcaatgttgaTTGCCATTTCCTCACCACTTTCAATGACCAAAACAGTAACTGTCAACTACAGGACAAATTGATCATTACCACGGCAATTCCTCAAATAACAGACGAGTTTAACTCCAAgcatcatgttggctggTACGGCACGGCATACTTACTCACCAACTGCTCCTTCCAACTAGTTTTCGGAAAACTCTACAAATTCCTCCCTATCAAGTCCACGTTCTTGACCTCTCTGCTCTTATTCGAAGTTGGCTCTGCTATTTGCGGCGCTGCCCCCAATTCCATTGCTCTTATATTTGGAAGAGTCATTGCTGGCTTAGGAGCAGGCGGCATTCTTCCTGGCGTT ATGGTCATTATTGTTTATGCCGTTCCTTTACACAACCGCCCCAAGTACCAAGGTTTCTTTGGTGCACTTTTTGGCGTCGCATCAGTCCTTGGACCGACGATGGGCGGCGCTTTCACCACTCACGCCACCTGGAGATGGTGCTTCTACATTAATC TTCCTATTGGACTTGTTGTGATGCTCCTTGTCTTCTTTCTCCTTCGCGTACCTGCTCAACCTGATACCAAGCTTTCTCCCAGAGAAAAATTGAGGCAGGCTAACCTTCTAGGGTTTATATGTCTGGTTCCAGGAGTCGTCTGCATCTGCCTCGTACTACAATACGGAGGCACAACATACTCT TGGAGCGATGGGCGCATTATTGCCTTGTTCATAATTGGCTTTGTGTTATTGATCGCCTTCGGCTTGGTCCAAGCTTGGTTGCCAGATCAGGCTATTCTGCCACCACGCGTGTTCCTGCAGCGTAGCATTGCTTCCGGCTTCTGGACGA TGTACTACCTCCCCATCTGGTTCCAGGCTATCAAGGGCAAGTCTGCAGTAGAAAGTGGTATAGACCTGCTTCCAATGGTGTTAGTCATTGCCGTATCGGCCGTCGGCAACGGCCAGCTGGTGTCTGCAGTCGGATACTACACACCATCTCTGATACTCGGTGTCTGTTTCGCCGCCCTTGGTGCAGGGCTGCTCACTACTCTCGGTGTTGATTCTTCACCGGGAAAGTGGATCGGGTATCAGATCCTGTATGGTTTTGGGCTGGGTGTAGCATCACAGGCTCCTAATATGGCTGCACAAACAGTGCTGCCCAAGCAAGATGTGGCTATCGGGGCATCTCTCTTGTTCTTTGC GCAAACTCTTTTTGGAGCCGTCTTCGTCTCGGTTGGAGAGAATGTACTTCAAAACCAGCTAACCAGTCGTCTTCGAGGTATTTCGGGGATCGACGTCGAACATATCCCAAGCACTGGAGCTACCAACATTCTTAACAGTATCGATGTAAAGTACCGCTATCCAGTCCTAGAAGCATACAATGATGCACTGCGCGTGGTATTCCAGGTGGCTCTTTGCATGGCCAGCATAGCTGTTCCCGGTGCTCTGGTCATGGAATGGCGCTCTGTCAAGAAAAACCGCGAACCAAAACACGGCGGTAGTAGTGTTATAGAGAATGGTCGGGGTAATG CGCACCCAGTCCGCACGTACAAGGCTTTTCCTGCTTGCCCTGCAGACAGCGAAAAGTCAAATGCGACCGTCGCAGCCCATGCTCCCACTGTGAAAAGACCGACAAGGAGTGCAGCTTCGTGGCACCT ACTACTGGAGTCATACGGCGAGACGGGGGAGCTGTCAGTGCAAAGCTCGGTGACCTCTGAAGTTGAGTTGGACTCGGATGCATCAAGTCTGCGTCAACGACCGGGAACGGCATCCCCTCAAGGAGACAGTGAAACAGTTAAGAAACCACGCGGACAACAAGAGCCAGAGGCCAGGCTGGTAGTAGATAAGGGCAACTCGAGATATTATGACAGTCCGCTCTGGTCCAACCTGGGAGATGCT TTGCCCCATTCAGAGGTTGAGACTCCGGCTGAGCAGATTGAGAATGGCACAGATATCGAAGACAGTCAACTCTACTTTGGACCCGAGATCAGCAATGCGCCCAAGCATCCAGTAGGCCCCCGTCCATCCCGTCACATGCTGTCAAAATTAAGAGACATCTACATTGACAGAGTAGATGCTCTTGTCAAAATACTGCATATTCCAAGCTTCTGGGCTCTAGTTCTTGGCGAACATGAGCATCTTCACCACGCAGCCACAAGTCAATCAGCCGTGCTCTTTGCCTTCTACTTGGCCACGGTCAACACGATGGATGATGCTGAATGCCACAATATCTTCGGGTTAAAGAATTCAGTTGCATTTTCTCAGTACAAATCTGCCACGCAGCGGACCTTGGTACGCGCAGGTTTTCCAGCAACCTCAAGTCCCGTGGCCCTCCAAGCATACGCCCTGTACATG ATATGTGTCCGTAACTGCTACCCCAGTGACACATTGTACATCATGTCAGGTATTGCAATAAGACTTGCCCTCAAAATGGGACTCCATCGAGATGGAACAGCGCTGGGCTTGTCCCCGTTTGAGACTGAAATGAGACGGCGTCTCTGGTGGCACATTGTTCACGTTGACGCCCGCATAACGGATGTCCTTGGAACGCGCCCGTCATCAGATCTCGCGTGCGGCGATGCCAAGAGCCCTTTAAATTGCAACGATGAGGATCTAGATCCAGCCATGACGCAGCTCCCAGAAGCACGACCGGGCATCACACCCATCACACTGTGTGTAATTCGATGTGAAATCAACGATTCCCTGAAAAgcatatcatcatcaccaactgCTTCAATGCGCTGGGAAGGTCTGATGGGAGACCCAGACATACCAGCATCGAAGAAACACAACATTATTGACGAAATCGAGGACCGCTTGGAAAGAAAGTACATGCGCTACTGCGACCCGTCTAATTCGTTTCACACTTACATCTCTATCATCATCCGGTCCTCTCTCTGCAAAATGAGACTCTTCTCCCACAAGCCTCCATCTTTCACTAGGCAAATTCCCGACAGCGACCGAGATATCGTATTTGCAAATGCTTCCAAGCTAATGGGATATGTCGCCTTATTGCGAGGCGGCTCACCCGGGCTAGACAAGTACATGTGGCAAATTGGTACCAGCTATCTATGGAACATCATGCTATACGTACTGATTGAGATTCGTCGCCGGAAAACGGGGCCAGAGGTTGATAAGTGCTGGGAACTAATTGGGCAATTGTTCACCAACTATCCCCAAGTGGGTGAGAAACCAGCTGGCGCAGCCCATGCGTTTGGGCGATGTACATTGAAGGTTTGGGATGAGTATGTTGCGGCGACAAGGGCACAGGGTTGGTCGGCACCGATGACGCCAGAGTATATCAACAAGTTGCAATGTGACCACGCCCAAGACTCAGCACCATCGAACGACACAGTTGGAGACGAGAGCACTGCGCTAGGCGGCCAAGGAGTGTCACACTGGCCGGGTGTTGGGCACGATATGGAGACGAGCTCATTGCCGGCGTATGACTTTCCCAGTTTATTATTGTTTGAGTCGCATTCCAACGATTGGTTGCAGTGGGATCAGCTACTTGGAGAGCAGGCTAGTTTTGCCTAA
- a CDS encoding fumarylacetoacetate hydrolase family protein (similar to Aspergillus niger CBS 513.88 XP_001393039.2) has translation MAFKRLVRVSEGGQTFYGDLISSNGSNYTVKKLLGTSFEALRETETVVQTNKLLCPIERSPLVICIGLNYRTHAEEAKLAIPKYPAVFTKPADALAGPFDTVYTHPDTRELLDYEGELVIVIGKDAKNVSEADALDYVLGFTAGNDVSARNFQLPEVSGGQFCYAKSFDGFAPIGHTLTAPSELSNPLAVRLTTKVNGVIKQDSNTNDLIFNVGQIISHLSRGTTLRKGTVIMTGTPAGVGYFRKEFLKDGDVVEVEIEGVGMVRNTISFSEG, from the exons ATGGCATTCAAGCGACTAGTCAGGGTCTCCGAAGGGGGTCAAACTTTCTACGGAGATTTGATCAGCTCTAATGGCTCAAACTACACAGTGAAGAAGCTATTAGGGACCTCTTTCGAAGCTCTCCGAGAAACAGAGACTGTCGTGCAAACCAACAAG TTGCTGTGTCCCATTGAGAGATCTCCCTTGGTTATTTGCATCGGTCTCAACTACAGAACTCACgcagaagaagccaaa CTCGCCATACCCAAATACCCAGCCGTCTTCACCAAGCCTGCAGACGCGCTCGCAGGTCCATTCGACACCGTCTACACTCACCCTGATACCCGCGAGCTGCTGGACTACGAAGGCGAACTAGTCATTGTTATTGGCAAAGACGCCAAAAATGTGTCAGAAGCAGATGCCTTGGACTACGTCCTGGGATTTACTGCTGGCAATGACGTGTCAGCCCGCAACTTCCAGCTCCCAGAAGTATCTGGCGGTCAATTCTGCTACGCGAAATcgtttgatggctttgctCCCATCGGTCACACGCTTACCGCCCCTTCGGAACTGAGCAATCCTCTCGCTGTGCGGCTGACTACCAAGGTCAATGGGGTGATTAAGCAGGATTCCAATACAAATGACTTGATCTTCAATGTCGGTCAGATTATAAGCCACTTGTCGCGGGGGACGACGCTGCGCAAAGGTACGGTGATTATGACGGGAACGCCAGCTGGAGTTGGGTACTTTCGAAAAGAGTTCCTCAaggatggagatgttgtGGAAGTTGAGATTGAGGGCGTGGGCATGGTTCGGAATACGATTTCGTTTTCAGAGGGTTGA